A window of Prosthecobacter dejongeii genomic DNA:
CTGCCTGACCGCCTAGTGAAGACAGTCCAAAAGGACGCGTGAAGGCATTGGCGGCATAACTAAAAGTGAAGACTTCCACCTGATTGTTGGTGTAAAGTGTGATGCTGTCATCGGCATCCAGCGTCGGTGCACCTGCTGTCTGCTGCACCTGAACGGTATCCGAAAGCCCCCACCAGGCACGGAAAGCAGCGGGATCACCCGTCGTCAGGATCAACGATTCACCGGCTGCTAGAGAGACGCCCGCAGGCAGTTTCCAGGCCTGGGCCGCTGTCACATCGCGGCGGCTGTCATCCCATGTATAGCCGCCTAAAGCCACAGCTTCAGCACTGAAATTTGTCAGTTCCCAGTAATCAGCGGCACCCGTGGGTGCGCTAGGCGATTGGTTAGACTGCACCTCCGTGAGGCGGAGGTTTGGTGGAGGCAGGTCACCATCATCCAGCACGGTCAGGTCCTGCCGGGCCAAGGTGGTGCCTGACGCGAGTGCGGCAACTTGAAGGCTCTGCGCACCATCCACCAGGAAATCATTCACCGCCGTCACGTCAAAGTTAACGGACGTTTGTCCCGCAGGGATCGTCACCAAGGAAGGCACGGTGACTTCTGAAGGTTCACTGGACAGAAGCGTGACGTCCAAGGCAGCCGAAGTATCACCGCTGCGGATCAGGGTGCCTGCACCAGCAGGGTTAGCCACGCTCTCAGAAAAGACTTTTGGGGCGATGGTCATGGAAAGCGTCACCGTAGGCTCCTGAACGGCACCACCGCCATTTCCTGGAGATCCCACATCTGCACCCGTGACTGCGGTGACACCTCCATGAGTGCCTGCCCCAGAGAATGTGTAACGTGGCTGGATGCGCCCAGAGGTGGCATCCCAGACCAGAGCTGCCGTCGCGGCCCCACCAGCGGATTCACCCGCCTGTCCGCCCAGAGCGGACAAACCATTCACACGATTGAACCCGGCCTGCGCATAGGAAAGAGAGGTCACGACCACACCTGCGCCATCGTAAAGGGTGATGCTGTCATTGGCATCAAGATCAGGAGCACCCACACTTTGAATCACTTGAACTGTCGGCTGCAGGCCCCACCAGGCACGATACGCTGTGGGGTCCATCTTCGTGAAGATGACCGACTCACCAGCGGCGATGGAGGTGCCATTGGCCACAGCCCAGGGTGAAGCGGAAGCAAAGCTGCGGCGAGAATCATCCCACCGATAACCCGCGAGTGAGATAGGTGCAGCACCCGTGTTCGTCAGCTCCCAGTAATCTGCGGCGCCCACTGGGGCTGTGGCAGACTGGCTAGACTGCACTTCTGTGATGACCAGCGGAGAGACATCCCCAATCTGCACTACCACCGCTTCTGAAATGGTGACCAAACCGGTAGCATCCGTGGCAACGGCGGTCAGAGAATGCGCCCCCGTCGCTGCACCCATCCACTCAAACGTGAAGGGAGCCGCAAGCACTTCACCGAGTTTATTGAGTCCTTCAAAGAACTCCACCTTCGCAATGGTCCCGTCCACATCTGCGGCACCGGCTGCCAGGAAGATGGAAGCACCTGGCAAAAAGCGAGCACCGGAAAGAGGTTGCGTGAGAGCCACCTGCGGCGCTTGATTCGTCAGCACAGCGCCAGAAACCCAAACAGGCCCATTGACCAAAGTTCCGCGAGTGCGTTTGCCGGCGCTGCTGGAAGTCTGAATGCCGCGACCATCATCCAAACCCAGGCGACCAACCAACCCACCTGCATCCAAAATGGATGCATCGCGGTGACTCAAGATATCTGCGGCAGAGCGCGCGTAGTTCCAAATGCGCACCTCATCCACCACACCTGGGAAGGCCCCCTGAGGGACACCGTCTGAAGTGAAAGCCGTCGCAATGCCAAAAGGCTGAATGCTGTCATAACGTGGCAGTGCTCCTGGCGTGCCCACCACAGTGCCCACAGGCGCACCATCCAGGAAGAAGTTCCACGTGCCCGTCGTGCCATTGTAGCTGACTGCGGCGTGATGCCACTGCCCATCCACGATGGGGGTATGTGTCGCGGTCGCAGAAAAATCCGCTCCACCTGTCACACCATTGACAGGGAAAGCTTCAAACTGCGCGCACAAGAGTCCTCCAGCGGTAAGACCGAGACCGTAGTTAATATCCAGCGTGCTATTGTCAGCCTGACCACGACCTTTGCTGATGAGAGGCAGCAAGTTCCCCAGCCCACCCGCAACAACGCCTTGGCCTTCTTTGCGGAACCAGCATTCCAGAGTGAAGCCATTGGAAGGTGGGCCGCCGACACCCAGTTCTGGAGCGGTGCCGAGTGTGAGGTAATCATTCACGCCATCAAACCATAGGGCCGTATTGGCTGTCGGGACATTTGGGTCCAACTCGACCGCGACCTGGACCGGAGTACTACTCACCACGAGGCCATCCGTATCCGTCACGCGGGCGAGGTAGCGGTAGCTACCTGCTGGCAGGGCATTTTGAGGGAGTTCATAGGGAGCGATTGTGTCCGTGGCTACCACCACACCATTGAGGAGGAATTCCACCTGGGCGATGTCGCTGTCTTCGTCAGTCACCTGTGCCTGAACGTTAAAAGTGGCAGGCGTGGTGAGGGTATCGCCCTCCACAGGATGGGTGAGGGTCACCTTTGGTGCTTTGAGACCACGGAAAAACGCAAAGCTAAACATGTCCTCCGTGGCCGCCCCATTCTGGAGTGCTGGCAAAGCGGTGGCATCAATGATATCGCGGCTTTCGACGATGTAGCGGCTATTCGCCTCATCCCACTGGTAGCTGACGACGTTATCGAAGTTGTTTGCGCCACCACCTTCCGGACTAACTAAAAGTGTGCCTGTGTTCGGATTGTGACCCGTGATTTTAAGGTACCATTGTCCGGTGCCACCTTTGGTCACCTGGACAGGACCGGCGACCACATCCGTCGTGGCATTGCTATTCACTCGCCCCAGTGCGATCAAACCTTCTGTATTGAGTGCTGAAGTAGGCACGTACACGAAGGAAATGGGGTCCTGCTCATTGGCAGCGCCGGTGGCAGCGTTGTCGCGCACAAACAAGTTGAAGGTACCATCGGTATTCGCGCGCGCGGTGGCATAGTTGGCTTCATTCTTAGCATGGGTGACCAGGAGCACTCCATTTTGCGCCGAGTGGCCGCCTACCGCGCGAAGGTCTAACAAGAAGACCCCACTGCCCAGGGTACGAAATTCCGTACCGAGGCGAATGCTCGCGTGGGAGCGGAGTTGATCCGTCACCCCACCATTCGTGCCTGCTGCGTTTCGGGCAAATCCACCCAGCCAGCGACTGTAGGGGAAGAACCCCGCGCCGATGTGCATGTTCACTTCGCCCAATCTCGGAGTGTCGTTGACTGGGATGAAAAAACGCGTGCCAGAGATATCCGCACAAGCGGTGGCGTAAAAGCGACCGATGGTGTCCCCGAAGGCCGTGTTGTCACGACCATTTTCTGCCACACAAGTCACCAAAGTACCTGCGGCTACGTTGTCCGCATTGCCAAAGGCAATGTCAAAGTCACCTCGGTTGCCACCAGCAATGTTGAAGAAGGAAGAACTGCCAGCAGTGGCCGTCAGCGCGACCGAGGTCGCAACATTGCCTGCGTCATTTTGTTGCACCAGGATGGTGCCCACTTGGGTCGTCTGCGCCAAGGCACTGGCCACAGGCAGAGCAAGGCTGAGCAACACCAGGAAAAGGGGGGGTCTAACTTTCATCTTTCAGGAGATTCAAATAAAGGGTTGGTGGTCAGCAAAAGATCAGCGTTGCAGCAGCAGGGACGCCGTTCGGAATTGCCCTTTCTTGCCAGATACCGGCACGCGCAGGATGCCGCCTCCCACACTGTTATCCGTTAGGCCGCGAAGCAGGATACCTGTGGCTGCCGCTTTGCCAGCCAGGGTATTGGCGCTGGCAGGCAATGTCAGCGTGCCGGTGAGACCGCCATCGGCCTTATTGATTTTACCCGTCCAGGCAGCAGGTGGGCCACTCACGGGTGTCTTTGTTGTCAGTGCAAAGCTGGAGGCCAGGGTGAAGGACGTCGGCAAGATAATCGGCACGCCGGTGATGCTACTCAGACCTGCGCCTTGGATTTCCACATTCAACGTCTGCGCCGTGAGACCCAAAATCGTTTCTAGATCCGCCGAGGTTTTGACGGGGTCGAAGGCCGTCGCAATGGCTGTGACGGATAACGGAGCGGCAAAGCCAGCCTCGTAGCTCAGCTCCTTCGCATCCGCCGCTTTGAACCAAACAGCACCCAACTCCAAAGCCGGCAACATGGATGCAGGCTGGCCCAAATTTGGCACAGGCAGCACACCGCCAAAGTAAGAGTCCACCTTATTGCGATAAGGCTGCACCCAGGCCAGGGACTGACCTGTGAC
This region includes:
- a CDS encoding choice-of-anchor I family protein, translating into MKVRPPLFLVLLSLALPVASALAQTTQVGTILVQQNDAGNVATSVALTATAGSSSFFNIAGGNRGDFDIAFGNADNVAAGTLVTCVAENGRDNTAFGDTIGRFYATACADISGTRFFIPVNDTPRLGEVNMHIGAGFFPYSRWLGGFARNAAGTNGGVTDQLRSHASIRLGTEFRTLGSGVFLLDLRAVGGHSAQNGVLLVTHAKNEANYATARANTDGTFNLFVRDNAATGAANEQDPISFVYVPTSALNTEGLIALGRVNSNATTDVVAGPVQVTKGGTGQWYLKITGHNPNTGTLLVSPEGGGANNFDNVVSYQWDEANSRYIVESRDIIDATALPALQNGAATEDMFSFAFFRGLKAPKVTLTHPVEGDTLTTPATFNVQAQVTDEDSDIAQVEFLLNGVVVATDTIAPYELPQNALPAGSYRYLARVTDTDGLVVSSTPVQVAVELDPNVPTANTALWFDGVNDYLTLGTAPELGVGGPPSNGFTLECWFRKEGQGVVAGGLGNLLPLISKGRGQADNSTLDINYGLGLTAGGLLCAQFEAFPVNGVTGGADFSATATHTPIVDGQWHHAAVSYNGTTGTWNFFLDGAPVGTVVGTPGALPRYDSIQPFGIATAFTSDGVPQGAFPGVVDEVRIWNYARSAADILSHRDASILDAGGLVGRLGLDDGRGIQTSSSAGKRTRGTLVNGPVWVSGAVLTNQAPQVALTQPLSGARFLPGASIFLAAGAADVDGTIAKVEFFEGLNKLGEVLAAPFTFEWMGAATGAHSLTAVATDATGLVTISEAVVVQIGDVSPLVITEVQSSQSATAPVGAADYWELTNTGAAPISLAGYRWDDSRRSFASASPWAVANGTSIAAGESVIFTKMDPTAYRAWWGLQPTVQVIQSVGAPDLDANDSITLYDGAGVVVTSLSYAQAGFNRVNGLSALGGQAGESAGGAATAALVWDATSGRIQPRYTFSGAGTHGGVTAVTGADVGSPGNGGGAVQEPTVTLSMTIAPKVFSESVANPAGAGTLIRSGDTSAALDVTLLSSEPSEVTVPSLVTIPAGQTSVNFDVTAVNDFLVDGAQSLQVAALASGTTLARQDLTVLDDGDLPPPNLRLTEVQSNQSPSAPTGAADYWELTNFSAEAVALGGYTWDDSRRDVTAAQAWKLPAGVSLAAGESLILTTGDPAAFRAWWGLSDTVQVQQTAGAPTLDADDSITLYTNNQVEVFTFSYAANAFTRPFGLSSLGGQAGISAGASNDFTALVYDPASTLGAPRYLAANGYRLGGRFAVTGADVGSPGVINGAATLPPAPAITTRGPLQFTHVSTVPLAGSEISAYDPASKRLFVTSSVGLQVLAMQDAAFPVNLGTINFTLPPFNLSSTDITSVASRNGVVAVAVPNAVKSQPGSVVFLNAADSTLLSIVPVGVLPDMITFTPNAARVLTANEGEMQAGGADTAPGSVSIIEVAGGFTAPTVTTVGFTAFDAQAAALKAQGVRIFESPPGSGILRLPSLDFEPEYIAVAPDNLTALVTLQEANAVALLDLTSKTFTSIKPLGEKDFSTLLADFSDRDAEGGSTGAIKLTTGNPVFGLYMPDAITAFQANGQTYYITANEGDDRDDFQTETIRVGAGGYVLDPTVFPNAAELKANSRLGRLTVSNSAGLRGDTDNDGDVDRILAYGGRSISILNAAGEIVYDSADLMERLVASLGEPWYDDGRSDNKAAEPEGVVIGEIEKRLYAFVGLERARGVMVFDITDPSRVVQAGFVSLPTDLNPEGITFISAAQSPNGQPMIAVTNETSNTLSLFNVSRFTLQVLHVGDAQAGLLAPQTAPNVAALVDAF